DNA sequence from the Tachysurus fulvidraco isolate hzauxx_2018 chromosome 1, HZAU_PFXX_2.0, whole genome shotgun sequence genome:
GTAATCATGCAGATTTTCTTTGTAATCTGTAGTACGACCCATAGTAAGGGGTGTTGACTGAATTCTCAGACAGCTGTGAGGGTAaagtaagtatgtgtgtgtgtgtgtgtgtgtgtgtgtgtgtgtgtgtgtgtgtgtgtgtgtgtgtgtgtgtgtgtgtgtgtgtgtgtgtgtgtgtgtgtgtgtgtgtgtgtgtgtgtgtgtgtgtgtgtggaggaaaaGCTGGTCTCTGGCCAACACATCTGTGACACTGTCtctgtcttcttcttcctctcttctcaGTTCTTAAAGAATTAAGTTTGGGGTTAATtgacacaaaaaagaaaagaaaagaaaagaaaagaaaagaaagaaagaaagaaagaaagaaagaaagaaagaaagaaagaaagaaagaaagaaagaaagaaagaaagaaagaaagaaagaattattttaGTGCATAAAAActtaaagtaagaaaaaaatgataaacacaaaaacatgtcaCATGAGGTAGAAGAGAAAACAACAGAGACACATTTGGGATGTTGGTGCTCTCTCTCCCAGGCTCTTTGTCTTCACCCTGTAACTGGGTGTCTCACAGGAAATCCCAGCATCCTCTTAGACAGTCCCATCCTGTCTGTCCCCCAGTCATCCTGCTATCGTCCATCCCCCATTTCAGCTCAGTGGACCCCCTGATGAgctgtatggtgtgtgagtCTTTAGTAAAATGGTTACACTGTTAAATATAAAGTCTAGATAAGTACAGAGCAACGTACAATGGAGCAAGCAGTTATATAGCCAGTGGCGGTGGGTTTATTACATATATCACAGTGCTTTGCCACCGATTCTTATTTTCATCTATTAGTGAATGGCAGGTCACATTATCATACTGTTTATAAGTGTAGCTTTATagtataatacatttaatattatggaACATCCATGAAAGAAGCTAGCTCCtgttcacttacattatagcaacTGTAAACATCTTTTATTaccagtgttgtgtttttaatgttgtttgtttttgttttttattacccCCCCCCCTTACTTTTATCATTGTTAAATGTCCTAAAGAAagctataaaaaataattcaacatCTGATTCTAGAATTGAACATTTCTGTggtataaaaagtaaaatatcaatttgttttatacaaatatctgaaaaaactgtctgttttttgtgtgtgcctgCTTTCACTGGAAGTTTTAAGgagaataaaatacagtatagtCGACCTCTGTACACGTGCTGGATCTAGTGACACAATCACTACAGCATCTTATTCCAAATAATTGCATTTATACGATATTCTAAATTGTATTCCAtctaacaaatgaataaaatcatattttaatattttagatatttcttTTGTGTTCTGACTGGTTTCATCTCAGCAGAGATATCATTTCCTCTGGGGCTCCATTGTTGCTGGTGCAAGATGACATCATTAGCTGTGTATAAGGCTTTATTGTCTTAAAGCCCTTAATAGAAAGTCTTAAAAATAAGCCATTAGAGAACATATTTGTGTCATAGATggtcatttgatttttttttttttttgtaatctgaATTCTGttcttttataaatattataaaatgacCAAAACCTAAACCAGACCATTTTTGACCTGTTATAATCTACTTTTCTTtcaattatgattttttttccactaatTTATCTATCCCATTGGGTTCTGAGACCCGGTGGGAAATTAGTTCAAATCTTAATGTTATTACTCAGTGAATATGTCTGTAATGAAAGTGCCCTTGAGCAGTACTTGTGCTAATTTTATATGATAATGAAAAACGGGAAATATTACTggcattttgtgttttgtgaacGTGGCAAGATGGGGTGATCTGAGAATAATTAGAAGAACAGCAAGTGGTTGTCTTTTGTGAGCTTTTTTTTAAGTTGCATGAAAACACAACCAGAAACAGATCGCAGAGACATGTTCAATTATGTCTGCTTGTGCTAACTAACCAAAAAACTATTAGTTTCTCTGCTGGTTATAATCAGTTCTTAGTGTGTACAACCTATCATCAACATCCCACAAGACCTCAAAAGAAGGTCAACGAACTTAAGCACAATTAAACATTCATGACATTGAGCATCGTGAGCTCAGAGTGTTGTGAAGTAGCGCCACACTATGGACGTTAGTGTGCActgcagaagaaaaacaaactctGGGGGCTCTAAGCTTTAAAATTCATACTGTTATGATATAAAACAACATGTAGATGTGTTAATGATGTAATTGGACGACAAACGTAAGTAATTACATCAGTTGTTTAAGCAAATGCAAATGACTTGTCATGAGTTAATAAtgatcagattagattagaagaGAAACTAAATGAAAATGATGAAAACACAGTTATACTTAAAattaagagagagaggcacacaACAAGTCttggtggagaaaaaaaataatttaatgtgcCAATGAAAGAGGGTGGGTGACAAACTCCTTCATCTGACCACACCTAGCAGCTTCATATCAGCTCTCGCCATATGGACAGATGGACTGAGTTCAATCATTTCATGCTGCTCTGCTTAACTTCTTCTTATTTGCCttgctcttcttctttttcttcttcttcttcttcttcttcttcttcttcttcttcttcttcttctcattattattattattattattattattattattattattattattattattattattattattattattattattattagtttcttcactagatagatagatagatagatagatagatagatagatagatagatagatagatagatagatagatagatagatactttattcatCCCAATGTGAATGCAATTAAACTGAACTAAGAATTCAATAAGGAACAGACGCTgtgggtgtgttttttgtgtctctTGCGCAGTCCGGCCGTATCGACCCTCACCACCCAAAGGTCTGTGGTCACCAAGGCAACGTGCTGGATATCAAGTGGAACCCTTTCCATGAGAACATCATCGCTTCCTGCTCAGAAGACTCTTCTGTGAGTGAAATAACGATAAACATAGACGAAAACCCATTTGCTGAGAAACACTTCATCAGATTCAAATTCAAGGTCCATGTCGATGAAACTGAATAATCATTTCTATGACTTTATGCCTGAAAGAACATTCAGAAAACTGTAGAATGTTCAGTGTTTGCCATcaaagattttaaaatgaaatgtttaaaataaaaacactgataCAGACCAGTAGACAAACCAGCATGTTATTCAACTTTCCTACAAGACAAAAATGTTGTCACAAAGATTAAGTGCATGTATTAATCAGTCATTTTGGGTCAGTAGCtctaataaaagaaaatctctTTCTAATAACACTAATCCCTTCAAATCCCAGTACATCAGCCAGCAGGAGATTATTTGATATTTTCCTGTGGCATTCACGAAATAGCAGCTCTGAACCAAAACAGTGAAACTACAGTCttagaaaaagttttttttaaagtgttttgtgGAAAtgcattctgtaaaaaaaaaaaatgacgaaGAGACAAATCAGAAAAAAGAGTACAGTGCGAAGATCAAGACAGAATTATtgtctgtttacattttatctttacTTGTTTAAGacaaagggggcacggtggcttagtggttagcacgttcgcctcacacctccagggttgggagttcgattcccgcctccgccttgtgtgtgtggagtttgcatgttctccccttgccctggggtttcctccgggtactccgatttcctcccacggtccaaagacatgcattgtaggttgattggcatttctgaaaaattgtccgtagtgtgtgagtgaatgagagtgtgtgccctgagatgggttggcactccgttcatggtgtatcctgcctcaatgcccgatgatgcctgagatatgcacaggctccccatgacccgagaggttcggataagcggtggaaaatgagtgagtgaatgagtgtttaAGACAAAGTATGAACGCAAGTGATTTCTTATTTTATGACTCATTTGTGGGATTCATTGTAAGTTAATGCTTCACCGCAAATAAATTTGGCAGATACTGTAATATTGCTGGAAATATCTGTCATTATCTATCAAAGGAATGAGAATATAATAGAACTGGAATAATCACAGTGAAAATCTATTCATGGAAATTTCCCTTTTCAAGATACGTGctaaaataaaatcctaaaatGCTAAGAAATTATTATGATGAATATATGTTGGAATACTAGTaatacactttgtgtgtgtgtgtgtgtgtgtgtgtgtgtgtgtgtgtgtgtgtgtgtgtgtgtgtgtgtgtgtgtgtgtgtgtgtgtgtgtgtgtgtgtgtgtgtgtgtgtgtgtgtgtgtgtattaggttCGGATATGGGAGATTCCAGATGGTGGCCTGAGGAGGAACATGACTGAAGCTGTACTGGAGCTGTATGGTCACAGTAGACGAGTGGGTCTTATAGAATGGCACCCAACCAGCAGCGGCATCCTGTTTAGCGCAGGATATGACTACAAGGTGTAATGAGACACCATTCAATACATACTGGCCCATATAGAGGAAGAATCACAAATTTGATTGAGTGTGTACGAAGATGTACATCAAAACGAGAGTCGTCCTCTATCATTtgtcttgactgatttattttcatGGTTTAGAGAGACATTAAATTTTAGCCAAAGTATTTTGACCATTCACATTAATTGGCTCATAGGATTTCTTCAAAATTTCATAAATGTGAAGATATGCCCAAGAAGTTATTGATTAACTCTGAACGTCATCCTTCATCTATCTTCACTTACAGATCCTGATCTGGAACCTGGAGATTGGTGAGCCGGTGAAGATGATCGACTGCCACACAGATGTGATCCTTTGCATGTCTTTCAACACTGATGGAAGCCTGTTGGCCACTAGCTGTAAGGACAAGAAGCTGCGGGTCATCGAACCCCGTTCAGGACAGGTGCTTCAGGTAAACCCCCAAACGACAAGCTTGATTTCTTTACTTAGTGCCTTTATTTAATATGTTGAGTTATAGTAGTTTTTACTCAAAATATGATAATATACACATAGGGAAATTTGCACATATTCAGACTCATGTTACACATCTACTTGTGTTTTTAGACTCAGACTATGCAAATTATCTATGTGTAGCATATTTAAACCTTTATATCACTTGCCtttaaatcacaataaaaaatgtgaactaATGAAGAAAGTagcttttttcctctctgtcaaAGTTAATAAATTGTATGCAAGTGACAATTTAATATATATGATTGAGAGAATTtgaagtaaatattaaataggagtctataaatatttttcatttattgctGCATGATTGGTCTTATTTGTAATGATCATATTAATGAATCAGGATTGAACAATATGGCTTCCACCCTTATTATCCTGCtgcttataaaatagcacttgatccagatTAAactattgtttttcttttttttgcttttctttttttaattgtaaacaGAATTATGTGCCTATCACTGCAAATTGTCTATTTTTCTCTGTACTTTCTCAAACAGAGGTTTTAGATAATACACTGTAATGAATCAAGTCATAAGCATCAAGTTGACCAGGATTTATACACATTAATTGTattgtttctttaaattatttaatgtgtgtgtgtatgtgtgtgtgtgtgtgtgtgtgtgtgtgtgtgtgtgtgtgtgtgtgtgtgtgtgtgtgtgtgtgtgtgtgtgtgtgttctcgaAGCAGGAGGGGAACTGCAAGAACCACAAAGTAAACCGTGTTGTGTTCCTGGGCAACATGAAACGGCTCCTAACAACAGGGGTGTCCCGCTGGAACACACGACAGATTGCACTCTGGGATCAGGTGAAGAGACCGTGTTTGTTatatgcgcgcgcgcgcgcgcgcgcgtgtgtgtgtgtgtgtgtgtgtgtgtgtgtgtgtgtgtgtgtgtgtgtgtgtgtgtgtgtgtgtgtgtgtgtgggctgagTCAATGCACAAAACCAGACTTTCCATAAATATACCTTCCCTGGTGTCTGTGGCTGTGCCTCTCTGAAGGTTTATACTGTACTGGATCACAGGGTGAAGTACTGAACACTAAATAAGTGATTATTTGtccaattattattatctttgtAATTCCTTGTTAATTTCTATTATGATGTCTATATATTTGTAATTCAGCACAAAAATGGCTTATTTaatgtagcagtgttctgtttACTCCTCTTTGTTTTGTATGATGTTTTTATAGACTTGTAATTCCCTATATCTCTAACCCTTAGGAGGATCTGTCTATGCCATTAATAGAGGAGGAGATAGATGGCCTATCTGGGTTGCTCTTCCCTTTTTatgatgcagacacacacatgctgtatcTGGCCGGCAAGGTAAGGAGATTATCACTAGTACCGTGGTGCCATGTTGATAATTCATCACTGTAATGCAATACCAGGCTTGTGTGCTCTTAGATCTGGTGTAAAGGTAAGAAAGTTGGTCTAGACATTTACATATGATCTGCATGATGAATGCATGTTTTCAGTTTATATTtgcatgttttcattttatgtcAAGTTAGAAATAAATGACGTACAGGGGTTATTTCAGGGTGACGGTAACATTCGATACTATGAAGTGACTACAGAGAAGCCTTACATGCAGTACCTCATGGAGTTCAGGTCTCCTGCACCTCAGAAAGGACTCGGTGAGTTCAGGATTTGGGGGTCTATATAACATTACTTACTAAAATATGCTATAAAATAAATGCGGATATTTAATTATCTGCTTCAGTGTTCTTATCATTCTGCTatatttttgtgtcattttttgtCTCTTAGGTATAATGCCTAAACATGGCTTGGATGTGGCATCCTGTGAAGTCTTTAGGTTCTATAAGTTGGTGACACTAAAGGGATTGATCGAGCCCATCTCCATGATCGTGCCTA
Encoded proteins:
- the coro2ba gene encoding coronin-2B isoform X2; its protein translation is MTVTKMSWRPTYRSSKFRNVYGKVANREHCFEGIPITKNVHDNHFCAVNSKFLAIVTESAGGGAFIIIPVTQSGRIDPHHPKVCGHQGNVLDIKWNPFHENIIASCSEDSSVRIWEIPDGGLRRNMTEAVLELYGHSRRVGLIEWHPTSSGILFSAGYDYKILIWNLEIGEPVKMIDCHTDVILCMSFNTDGSLLATSCKDKKLRVIEPRSGQVLQEGNCKNHKVNRVVFLGNMKRLLTTGVSRWNTRQIALWDQEDLSMPLIEEEIDGLSGLLFPFYDADTHMLYLAGKGDGNIRYYEVTTEKPYMQYLMEFRSPAPQKGLGIMPKHGLDVASCEVFRFYKLVTLKGLIEPISMIVPRRSETYQEDIYPMTPGTEASLSADEWLSGVNRGPVLMSLKEGYSRPSKLVFKAPVKEKKSVVVNGIDLLENVPPRTENELLRMFFKQQDELRRLKDELVQKDVKIRQLELELNNLRNSPNINNRNNNNNSSDNSM
- the coro2ba gene encoding coronin-2B isoform X1, translated to MTVTKMSWRPTYRSSKFRNVYGKVANREHCFEGIPITKNVHDNHFCAVNSKFLAIVTESAGGGAFIIIPVTQSGRIDPHHPKVCGHQGNVLDIKWNPFHENIIASCSEDSSVRIWEIPDGGLRRNMTEAVLELYGHSRRVGLIEWHPTSSGILFSAGYDYKILIWNLEIGEPVKMIDCHTDVILCMSFNTDGSLLATSCKDKKLRVIEPRSGQVLQQEGNCKNHKVNRVVFLGNMKRLLTTGVSRWNTRQIALWDQEDLSMPLIEEEIDGLSGLLFPFYDADTHMLYLAGKGDGNIRYYEVTTEKPYMQYLMEFRSPAPQKGLGIMPKHGLDVASCEVFRFYKLVTLKGLIEPISMIVPRRSETYQEDIYPMTPGTEASLSADEWLSGVNRGPVLMSLKEGYSRPSKLVFKAPVKEKKSVVVNGIDLLENVPPRTENELLRMFFKQQDELRRLKDELVQKDVKIRQLELELNNLRNSPNINNRNNNNNSSDNSM
- the coro2ba gene encoding coronin-2B isoform X3, translated to MSWRPTYRSSKFRNVYGKVANREHCFEGIPITKNVHDNHFCAVNSKFLAIVTESAGGGAFIIIPVTQSGRIDPHHPKVCGHQGNVLDIKWNPFHENIIASCSEDSSVRIWEIPDGGLRRNMTEAVLELYGHSRRVGLIEWHPTSSGILFSAGYDYKILIWNLEIGEPVKMIDCHTDVILCMSFNTDGSLLATSCKDKKLRVIEPRSGQVLQQEGNCKNHKVNRVVFLGNMKRLLTTGVSRWNTRQIALWDQEDLSMPLIEEEIDGLSGLLFPFYDADTHMLYLAGKGDGNIRYYEVTTEKPYMQYLMEFRSPAPQKGLGIMPKHGLDVASCEVFRFYKLVTLKGLIEPISMIVPRRSETYQEDIYPMTPGTEASLSADEWLSGVNRGPVLMSLKEGYSRPSKLVFKAPVKEKKSVVVNGIDLLENVPPRTENELLRMFFKQQDELRRLKDELVQKDVKIRQLELELNNLRNSPNINNRNNNNNSSDNSM